One stretch of Brachyhypopomus gauderio isolate BG-103 chromosome 8, BGAUD_0.2, whole genome shotgun sequence DNA includes these proteins:
- the LOC143521954 gene encoding complement C1q-like protein 2, with protein sequence MKFFIVLLVLLWCPPCKTDDLSDDIDTIAALLIQMKAELQNTKTQVNTMEAKLGASEKLVKELQKENKALSMELRDLKVSSSTTDANVKDVQKQNKALLNELGVLKNRIGTTEVSVEQLKNQNQGMKVAFSAALVGEGFLNTIGPFNQQTTLAFRHVFTNVGNAYNPSTGIFTAPVKGVYLFTLYIYAPANEQVPVTTSLMKNQQQVLVAHGHLAIRFTVNTSNGVSLLLEKGDTVYVQLWQSRIIFDNVNCHTTFSGHLLFTV encoded by the exons ATGAAGTTCTTCATAGTTCTGCTGGTGCTGCTCTGGTGCCCTCCATGTAAGACAGATGATCTGAGTGATGATATTGATACAATCGCGGCTCTACTGATCCAGATGAAAGCTGAACTCCAGAACACCAAGACACAGGTCAACACGATGGAGGCCAAACTGGGAGCCAGTGAGAAGCTTGTGAAGGAGCTGCAGAAAGAGAACAAGG CACTGTCGATGGAACTTAGAGATTTAAAGGTCAGTTcaagcaccacagatgctaatGTGAAGGAcgtacaaaaacaaaataaag CACTTTTGAATGAGCTTGGAGTTTTAAAAAACCGGATAGGAACCACAGAGGTCAGTGTGGAGCAACTGAAAAATCAAAACCAAG GCATGAAGGTGGCATTTTCCGCTGCCCTTGTGGGGGAGGGTTTCCTTAACACCATCGGACCGTTCAACCAACAAACGACTCTGGCATTCCGACATGTCTTCACAAACGTTGGCAATGCATACAACCCTTCCACAG gAATTTTCACAGCCCCAGTGAAAGGAGTCTACCTGTTTACCCTGTACATTTATGCTCCAGCTAATGAACAGGTACCTGTAACAACATCCTTAATGAAGAACCAGCAGCAAGTTCTTGTAGCACATGGTCACTTGGCCATTAGATTCACAGTGAACACCTCTAATGGAGTGTCTCTCCTGCTGGAAAAAGGAGATACAGTTTACGTGCAGTTATGGCAAAGCAGGATTATATTTGATAATGTAAACTGCCACACAACATTTAGTGGACATCTGCTTTTcactgtataa
- the LOC143521957 gene encoding cerebellin-2-like: MKSVALLVLLCCSPYKMEVQGDDHESIGKQTILQVKTETSKNKRHAEEQSPEATVGKTSIQQTYQSSIITFLLTQMSSMEERLRTSEKHVEELQKENKDIKVAFSASLLGSGGNQNIGPLDTRITLIYRHVFTNIGKPYNPHTGIFTAPVRGVYKFEIFVYAGSSDKYPSTVSLMKNGVQVLVVHGHQVGLHLVNASNGASLLLEAGDVVYVQLWENRVIMDNKNCHSTFSGQLLFTLNDN, from the exons ATGAAGTCTGTAGCTCTGCTGGTGCTGCTGTGCTGTTCTCCATATAAGATGGAGGTTCAGGGTGATGATCATGAGTCCATTGGGAAGCAGACCATTCTACAGGTTAAGACAGAGACCAGCAAGAACAAACGTCATGCTGAAGAACAGAGTCCTGAAGCTACTGTTGGAAAAACCTCCATTCAGCAAACCTATCAGTCCTCAATCATTACTTTTCTACTGACCCAGATGAGCAGTATGGAGGAAAGACTGAGAACCAGTGAGAAACACGTGGAGGAGCTGCAGAAAGAGAACAAGG ATATAAAGGTGGCCTTTTCAGCATCTCTTTTGGGATCAGGTGGCAATCAGAACATTGGCCCTTTGGACACTAGAATCACACTGATATACAGACATGTCTTCACAAATATTGGAAAGCCATACAATCCACACACAG GGATTTTCACAGCACCTGTGAGAGGGGTCTACAAGTTTGAGATATTTGTTTATGCTGGTTCTAGTGACAAATACCCTTCAACAGTATCTTTAATGAAGAACGGAGTGCAAGTTCTTGTGGTACATGGTCACCAAGTTGGCCTGCATCTTGTGAACGCCTCCAATGGTGCGTCCTTGCTGCTGGAAGCAGGAGACGTTGTCTACGTGCAGTTATGGGAGAACAGAGTCATAATGGATAATAAAAATTGCCACAGTACCTTCAGTGGACAGCTGCTTTTTACTCTAAATGACAATTAG